A DNA window from Camelina sativa cultivar DH55 chromosome 17, Cs, whole genome shotgun sequence contains the following coding sequences:
- the LOC109129854 gene encoding NAC domain-containing protein 6-like, whose amino-acid sequence MGKPYHHLVGSRFVPNDLGLLRYHLRSMVERKQSSVDITTMDVYQSEPWLLPHVSNPLFKKKEWYYVFPKTKTPSRSVLGRGGSKVGCWRSGVKKIDIKDGNKIIGYKKSLTYHTIVHGEKKKTDWLMTEYSLHKVGDGFQDLVLCMIRDKTKTKVDKRINHVPQTQTQPRPHSQYQLQPQPQPQVAAENTNNILPNQLVHKEAVFTGFAEELETIMLEGQEDREATEQQQEDEIPQIHDNNNNVMMSNQQVQKEADLTGFADELETIMLEGQEDRDINEQQQEEEIPMIPLAQIHENNKNVMMSNQQVQEEAADLTCFADELETIMLEGDGDDATEQVQEDAGLACLSNELDMLMQQQQIYEETQSGNNEVIPTPPPMQNNNNNKSDIIMRLGGQEEREFTQQQQKQLEEVLPIPPPMHNNNNNNNDDVMMKWRQELSDIEEFLLKDNEGEDVTEQEERFQLLVQPIYQAQEWSQLVGDQENDTMMIIDNPNNAQALGNFEFIDV is encoded by the coding sequence ATGGGGAAACCGTATCATCATCTGGTTGGATCACGTTTTGTTCCCAATGATCTAGGGCTGCTGAGGTATCACCTTCGCAGCATGGTGGAGAGGAAGCAGAGCAGTGTCGACATAACAACTATGGACGTCTACCAATCCGAGCCGTGGCTTCTTCCTCACGTAAGCAATCCTCTTTTCAAGAAGAAGGAATGGTACTACGTTTTTCCGAAGACTAAGACACCGAGCCGAAGTGTACTAGGAAGAGGAGGAAGCAAAGTTGGCTGTTGGAGAAGCGGCGTCAAGAAAATAGATATCAAGGACGGAAATAAAATCATTGGTTACAAGAAGTCTCTTACGTACCACACCATAGTGcatggagaaaagaagaagaccgATTGGCTCATGACCGAGTATTCTCTTCACAAAGTTGGCGACGGCTTCCAAGATTTGGTCTTGTGTATGATCCGAGACAAGACAAAGACGAAAGTGGACAAACGCATTAACCATGTTCCTCAAACTCAGACTCAGCCTCGGCCTCATTCGCAATATCAACTTCAGCCTCAGCCTCAGCCTCAGGTGGCGGCGGAGAACACCAACAACATCCTACCGAACCAATTAGTTCATAAAGAGGCTGTTTTTACCGGGTTTGCTGAGGAGCTTGAGACGATAATGCTAGAGGGACAAGAAGATCGTGAAGCTACTGAACAACAGCAAGAAGACGAGATACCCCAGATccacgacaacaacaacaacgtcaTGATGTCGAACCAACAAGTGCAAAAAGAAGCTGATTTAACCGGTTTTGCTGATGAACTTGAGACGATAATGCTAGAGGGACAAGAAGATCGTGACATTaatgaacaacaacaagaagaagagataccGATGATTCCTCTGGCGCAGATCCACGAAAACAACAAGAACGTCATGATGTCGAATCAACAAGTGCAAGAAGAGGCGGCTGATCTAACCTGTTTTGCTGATGAGCTTGAGACGATAATGCTAGAGGGAGATGGTGACGACGCTACTGAACAAGTGCAAGAAGACGCTGGTTTAGCCTGTCTTTCTAATGAGCTTGATATGCTGATGCAACAACAACAGATATACGAAGAGACGCAGAGCGGCAACAATGAAGTGATACCGACTCCTCCTCCGatgcaaaacaacaacaacaacaagagcgACATCATAATGAGGCTAGGGGGACAAGAAGAACGTGAATTTACTCAGCAGCAACAAAAACAACTAGAAGAAGTGTTACCGATTCCTCCTCCgatgcacaacaacaacaacaacaacaacgacgacGTCATGATGAAGTGGAGGCAAGAATTGTCTGACATAGAAGAATTCCTGTTGAAAGATAACGAAGGTGAAGATGTCACCGAACAAGAAGAGCGATTTCAACTGCTGGTGCAACCGATTTATCAAGCTCAAGAATGGAGTCAACTCGTGGGTGATCAAGAAAATGATACGATGATGATTATAGACAATCCTAACAATGCCCAAGCGTTGGGGAATTTTGAGTTTATTGATGTGTAG
- the LOC104754518 gene encoding probable serine/threonine protein phosphatase 2A regulatory subunit B''epsilon isoform X1: MDIDGVDDARILLDPELLQQQLPGLSSSPPLKASSLIAHELFSQWLSLPATATLVKSLIDDAKSATPANNVSNINVSAASALPSVFLSSTTPPLSPRSSSSSGSPRFSRQRTTTSPSLQSPLGSLKESKPELIPQFYYQHGRPPAKELKEQCISMVDQVFSNYIDGLRVDEFKSITKEVCKLPSILSPALFTKIDPNSTGIVTRDAFIKYWIDGNMLTMDTASQIYHILRQQGSNYLRQDDFKPVLDELLGTHPGLEFLRNSSEFQGRYAETVIYRIFYYINRSGTGRLTLRELKRGNLIAAMQQLDEEDDINKIIRYFSYEHFYVIYCKFWELDGDHDCFIDKDNLIKYGNHALTYRIVDRIFSQVPRKFTSKVEGKMSYEDFVYFILAEEDKSSEPSLEYWFKCIDLDGNGVITRNEMHFFFEEQLHRMECITQEPVLFKDILCQIIDMIGPEEENCITLQDLKGSKLSGNVFNILFNLNKFMAFETRDPFLIRQEREEPNLTEWDRFAQREYLRLSMEEDVEEVSNGSPDVWEEPLEPQF, from the exons ATGGATATTGACGGAGTAGACGATGCTCGTATTTTATTAGATCCCGAGCTCTTGCAGCAGCAGCTCCCtggtttgtcttcttctcctcccctCAAAGCTAGCTCTCTTATTGCTCACGAACTCTTCTCCCAATGGCTCTCCCTCCCAGCCACTGCCACTTTG GTCAAGTCTTTGATTGATGATGCTAAATCTGCAACACCAGCTAATAATGTTTCCAATATCAATGTTTCTGCTGCAAGTGCTTTGCCATCTGTGTTTCTCAGCAGTACCACTCCCCCACTTTCTCCACgaagctcctcctcctctggtTCCCCTCGTTTCTCTAGGCAAAGGACTACTACCTCTCCATCTCTTCAGTCTCCTCTCGGTTCACTCAAGGAATCAAAGCCCGAACTCATTCCTCAG TTCTACTACCAACACGGACGTCCCCCAGCAAAAGAATTAAAAGAGCAATGTATATCCATGGTTGATCAAGTTTTTAGCAACTATATTGATGGACTACGTGTGGATG AATTCAAATCCATTACGAAAGAAGTCTGCAAGCTGCCTTCTATTCTTTCTCCTGCACTTTTCACAAAGATAGATCCCAATTCAACTGGCATAGTTACAAG GGATGCATTTATCAAGTATTGGATTGATGGAAATATGTTGACTATGGACACAGCCTCCCAGATATATCACATACTAAGGCAGCAGGGCAGCAACTACCTCAGACAG GACGACTTCAAACCAGTACTTGATGAGCTTCTGGGAACACATCCTGGGTTAGAATTTCTGAGGAATTCAAGCGAATTTCAAGGAAGATATG CTGAGACTGTCATCTACAGAATATTTTACTACATTAACAGATCGGGAACTGGTCGCCTTACTCTTAGAGAGCTGAAACGTGGAAATCTTATTGCTGCTATGCAACAACTCGATGAAGAGGACGacatcaataaaattattag GTACTTCTCCTATGAGCACTTCTACGTCATATACTGCAAATTTTGGGAACTTGATGGTGACCATGATTGCTTTATTGATAAGGATAATCTCATCAAATATGGTAATCATGCCCTTACCTATAGGATTGTTGATAGAATATTTTCACAG GTTCCTAGGAAGTTTACGAGCAAAGTTGAAGGGAAGATGAGTTATGAAGATTTTGTATACTTCATTCTCGCCGAGGAAGACAAGTCTTCTGAGCCTAGTCTTGAGTATTG GTTCAAGTGCATAGACTTGGATGGAAACGGGGTGATCACGCGAAAcgaaatgcatttttttttcgaaGAGCAACTGCATCGCATGGAATGCATAACCCAGGAACCTGTTCTCTTCAAGGATATCCTATGTCAAATAATTGACATGATTGGACCAGAG GAGGAAAACTGCATCACCCTCCAGGATCTGAAAGGATCCAAACTTTCAGGAAACGTATTCAATATACTCTTCAACCTCAATAAATTCATGGCATTTGAGACACGTGACCCCTTTCTGATTCGCCAG
- the LOC104754517 gene encoding vacuolar protein sorting-associated protein 2 homolog 3-like: protein MNIFTKKPTPREVLRESKREMTQATRGIEKEISSLQSEEKKLVLEIKRTAKTGNEGATKTLARQLIRLRQQISNLQGSRAQMRGIATHTQAMHAHTSVAAGLQGATKAMAAMSKNMDPAKQAKVMREFQKQSAQMDMTTEMMSDSIDDALDNDEAEDETEDLTNQVLDEIGIDVAAQLSSAPKGKVGGKNTEDVGSSGMDELEKRLAALR, encoded by the exons ATGAACATCTTCACCAAGAAACCAACTCCTAGAG aagTGCTTAGGGAGAGTAAGCGAGAGATGACACAAGCTACCCGAg GAATCGAAAAGGAAATCTCATCTCTGCAATCAGAA GAGAAAAAGCTTGTTCTCGAGATCAAAAGAACTGCTAAGACAGGGAATGAG GGAGCCACCAAGACTCTTGCTCGCCAATTGATCCGGCTTAGGCAGCAAATATCCAACTTACAAGGTAGCCGAGCTCAAATGCGAGGCATAGCTACTCATACACAG GCTATGCACGCACATACTTCAGTTGCTGCTGGATTGCAAGGTGCCACTAAGGCTATGGCAGCTATGAGCAAG AATATGGATCCTGCAAAACAAGCTAAGGTTATGAGAGAATTTCAAAAGCAGTCTGCGCAAATGGACATGACC ACTGAGATGATGTCAGATTCCATAGATGATGCTTTAGACAATGACGAAGCTGAAGACGAAACAGAGGATTTGACAAACCAG GTTCTTGATGAAATTGGCATTGATGTCGCCGCACAG TTATCATCTGCTCCAAAAGGTAAAGTTGGCGGGAAGAATACAGAGGATGTTGGCAG TTCTGGAATGGATGAACTGGAGAAACGGTTGGCTGCGCTAAGATAG